The following nucleotide sequence is from Desulfofundulus luciae.
CCCCGGAGCACGGGTCGTCCCAGCATTTCCTCAAGGCACAAGGCCTGGGCGCAGAGCTGCACCTCGTCGGCCCTCCTGGCCCGCCGGGGACCGGCCTTGTACTCAACCGGATAGGGGATGCCGTCCGGCAGGAACTCGACCACATCCGCCCTGCCAATTAACCCCAGACGCTCCGACCAGAGGGGGACGGCCAGCTCAACTCGAACTCCTTCCGCAGTGTAGTCGTGGGGCAGATCCACATTCTCGTGGGTCCGCCGCCCCCGTAAAGTGAAGAGATTTTCCTCCCAAACCTGTTCC
It contains:
- the cas4 gene encoding CRISPR-associated protein Cas4; this translates as MEEPIPISALQHYVYCPRQCALIHLEQVWEENLFTLRGRRTHENVDLPHDYTAEGVRVELAVPLWSERLGLIGRADVVEFLPDGIPYPVEYKAGPRRARRADEVQLCAQALCLEEMLGRPVLRGALYHHGSRRRREVRFTPELRSQVERVVLDVRRLLQIGSMPPPAADERCRDCSLVDACMPFALRDLPAWLEREWK